In Electrophorus electricus isolate fEleEle1 chromosome 1, fEleEle1.pri, whole genome shotgun sequence, a single window of DNA contains:
- the LOC113588782 gene encoding thyroid hormone receptor alpha-like, with protein MEHTPKDQNNNLREEDDTSWPNVVNRKRKKSPCSLKHMSGYIPSYLDKDEVCVVCGDRATGYHYRCITCEGCKGFFRRTIQKSLHPSYSCKFHHCCIIDKVTRNQCQLCRFRKCLAAGMAMDLVLDDSKRVAKRRLIEENRERRRKEDLMKTLQNRPEPTCLEWKLIHTVTEAHRHTSAQLSHWKQKRKFMPEDIGQSPTAATQNRDKVDLEAFSEFIKIVTPAITRVVDFAKKLPMFSELPCEDQIILLKGCCMEIMSLRAAVRYDPDSETLTLSGEMAVKREQLKNGGLGVVSDAIFDLGKSLAHFNLDDTEVALLQAVLLMSSDRSGLTCVEKIEQCQETYLLAFEHYINHRKHDIPHFWPKLLMKVTDLRMIGASHASRFLHMKVECPTELFPPLFLEMFEDHV; from the exons ATGGAACACACACCGAAAGACCAGAACAATAACCTGCGAGAGGAAGATGACACAAG TTGGCCCAATGTTGTGAACAGAAAACGGAAGAAGAGTCCCTGCTCTCTGAAGCACATGTCTG GGTACATCCCCAGCTACCTGGACAaggatgaggtgtgtgtggtgtgcggaGACCGCGCGACGGGCTACCACTACCGCTGCATCACCTGCGAGGGATGTAAG GGCTTTTTCAGACGCACCATCCAGAAGAGCCTCCATCCATCCTACTCCTGCAAGTTCCACCACTGCTGCATCATTGACAAGGTCACCCGCAACCAGTGCCAACTGTGCCGCTTCAGGAAGTGCCTGGCCGCGGGCATGGCCATGGACC TGGTGCTGGATGACTCGAAGCGTGTCGCCAAGAGGCGACTGATCGAGGAGAACCGGGAGcggaggaggaaggaggactTGATGAAGACGCTCCAGAACCGGCCTGAGCCCACGTGCTTGGAGTGGAAGCTTATCCACACAGTGACAGAGGCGCATCGCCACACCAGCGCTCAGCTCTCGCACTGGAAACAGAAGCGCAAGTTCATG CCAGAGGACATCGGTCAGTCTCCCACGGCTGCCACCCAGAATCGAGACAAAGTGGATCTAGAGGCATTCAGTGAGTTCATCAAAATCGTCACTCCTGCCATCACACGGGTGGTCGATTTTGCCAAAAAGCTTCCCATGTTCTCTGAG ttgccaTGTGAGGACCAGATCATCCTGCTGAAAGGGTGCTGCATGGAGATCATGTCTCTGCGTGCGGCCGTGCGCTACGACCCCGACAGCGAGACGCTCACTCTGAGTGGTGAGATGGCCgtgaagagagagcagctgaAGAACGGCGGCCTGGGAGTGGTGTCAGATGCCATCTTCGACCTGGGCAAGAGCCTGGCCCACTTCAACCTGGACGATACGGAGGTGGCGCTGTTACAGGCGGTTCTGCTCATGAGTTCGG ATCGCTCAGGACTGACGTGTGTGGAGAAGATCGAGCAATGCCAGGAGACCTACCTGCTGGCGTTTGAGCACTACATAAACCACCGGAAGCACGACATCCCCCACTTCTGGCCCAAGCTGCTGATGAAGGTGACGGACCTGCGCATGATTGGTGCCAGCCACGCCAGCCGCTTCCTCCACATGAAGGTGGAGTGTCCCACCGAGCTCTTCCCTCCGCTCTTCCTGGAGATGTTCGAGGACCACGTGTGA